A genomic window from Serratia liquefaciens includes:
- the bglF gene encoding PTS beta-glucoside transporter subunit IIABC, which yields MKYEALASEILAGVGGRDNVKSLVHCATRLRFKLRDSRRADAAALKKNPGVIMVVESGGQFQVVVGNHVADVYNAVNQVGGLSEREALAEDGDKKDNLFSRFIDVVSGIFTPLLGVMAASGILKGFLALSLACGWLLESSGTFKMLFAASDALFYFLPIMLGYTAGKKFGGNPFISMAIGGALTHPLMMAAFEAAQQPDAVREYFFGIPLTFINYSSSVIPIIFAAWISCRLEPLFNRVIHSAVRNFITPLLCLVITVPLTFLLIGPAATWLSHLLANGYQSIYAFNPIIAGAFMGAMWQVCVIFGLHWGLVPLMINNLSVLGRDTMVPLLLPAVMGQVGATLGVMLRTRDAKLRALAGSAIGAGIFGITEPAVYGVTLPNKRPFIFGCIGGALGGAVIGYFHTATYSFGLVNVFTFAQIIPAGGFDATVWGAIAGTLLSFCFAAVASYLFGVVPVEVVAEQAPAAPLNRKQSVVSPIAGDVLPLEQVNDATFASGLLGKGVAIVPLQGRVVSPVAGHVASLFKTRHAIGIESDDGAEILIHVGIDTVKLDGLHFSAHVREGDRVMPGDLLIEFDQAAIRAAGFDTTTPIIISNSDDYVEVLASGESRVREQAPLLTLLR from the coding sequence ATGAAATATGAAGCATTAGCCAGTGAGATTTTGGCCGGCGTCGGTGGCCGCGACAACGTAAAAAGCCTGGTGCACTGCGCCACTCGCCTGCGCTTCAAGCTGCGCGATAGCCGCCGTGCCGACGCCGCCGCCCTGAAAAAAAATCCAGGTGTGATCATGGTGGTGGAAAGCGGCGGGCAGTTTCAGGTGGTGGTAGGCAACCATGTGGCCGACGTCTACAACGCGGTCAATCAGGTGGGCGGCCTGAGCGAGCGTGAGGCGCTGGCGGAAGATGGCGACAAAAAAGACAACCTGTTCAGCCGCTTTATCGACGTGGTCTCCGGCATTTTTACTCCGCTGCTGGGGGTGATGGCCGCTTCGGGGATCCTGAAAGGCTTCCTGGCATTGAGCCTGGCCTGTGGCTGGCTGCTGGAGAGCAGCGGCACCTTTAAAATGCTGTTTGCTGCCAGTGATGCGCTGTTTTACTTTTTGCCCATCATGCTCGGTTACACCGCTGGGAAAAAGTTTGGCGGTAACCCCTTCATTAGCATGGCGATCGGCGGTGCTTTGACCCACCCCCTGATGATGGCGGCGTTTGAAGCCGCCCAGCAGCCCGATGCAGTGCGGGAATATTTCTTCGGTATCCCGCTGACCTTTATCAACTACAGCTCGTCGGTCATCCCAATCATTTTTGCCGCCTGGATCTCGTGCCGCCTGGAGCCGCTGTTTAACCGGGTGATCCACAGCGCGGTCCGCAACTTTATTACGCCACTGCTGTGCCTGGTGATCACCGTCCCGCTGACCTTCCTGCTGATCGGCCCGGCGGCCACCTGGCTCAGCCATCTGCTGGCCAACGGCTATCAGAGTATCTACGCCTTTAACCCGATTATTGCCGGTGCCTTTATGGGCGCGATGTGGCAGGTGTGCGTGATCTTCGGCCTGCACTGGGGACTGGTTCCCTTGATGATCAATAACCTGAGCGTGCTTGGCCGCGACACCATGGTGCCACTGCTGCTGCCGGCCGTGATGGGGCAGGTGGGGGCCACGCTGGGCGTGATGTTACGTACCCGCGACGCCAAACTCCGGGCGCTGGCGGGATCTGCTATCGGCGCAGGGATTTTTGGTATCACCGAGCCCGCCGTTTATGGCGTGACCCTGCCGAACAAGCGGCCGTTTATTTTCGGTTGTATCGGTGGTGCGCTGGGCGGAGCGGTGATCGGCTATTTCCACACGGCCACGTATTCCTTTGGGCTGGTGAACGTTTTCACCTTTGCGCAGATTATTCCCGCCGGTGGCTTTGACGCCACGGTGTGGGGCGCGATTGCCGGTACCTTGCTGTCGTTCTGCTTTGCGGCAGTGGCCAGCTATCTGTTCGGCGTGGTCCCCGTTGAAGTGGTCGCCGAGCAGGCGCCTGCCGCCCCGCTTAACCGCAAGCAGTCCGTCGTCAGCCCCATTGCCGGTGACGTGTTGCCGCTGGAGCAGGTAAACGACGCGACTTTCGCCAGCGGTTTATTGGGCAAAGGGGTAGCGATCGTCCCACTGCAGGGCCGGGTGGTGTCACCGGTCGCCGGGCACGTGGCCTCATTGTTTAAAACCCGTCACGCCATCGGCATTGAATCGGACGACGGCGCGGAGATTTTAATTCACGTCGGCATAGATACCGTCAAGCTCGACGGGCTGCATTTCAGCGCCCATGTGCGAGAGGGGGATCGGGTTATGCCAGGCGATCTGCTGATTGAGTTTGACCAGGCGGCGATCCGCGCCGCTGGCTTTGACACCACTACGCCGATCATCATCAGCAACAGCGATGACTACGTCGAGGTGTTGGCCAGTGGCGAGAGCAGGGTGCGGGAGCAGGCACCGCTGCTGACTTTATTACGTTAA
- a CDS encoding glycoside hydrolase family 1 protein: MSSKFPDHFLWGGAVAANQVEGAYQTDGKGLSTSDLQPQGIFGAIVPRVDGDSGIKDVAIDFYHRYPQDIALFAEMGFKCLRTSIAWTRIFPQGDEDTPNEAGLAFYDRLFDEMAKYGIQPLITLSHYEMPYGLVKRYGGWGSRKTIGFFERYARTVFERYKHKVKHWLTFNEINMSLHAPFTGVGLAEDSSKSEIYQAIHHQLVASARAVKACHEIVPDGKIGNMLLGGIVYPLSCRPEDVLETQRQNRDWLFFGDVQARGDYPAYMQRYFRENGIQIEITAEDRLALRETIDFISFSYYMSGCVTTDEQQNNAARANILNMVPNPHLASSEWGWQIDPVGLRYLLNVLYDRYQKPLFIVENGLGAKDRIEADGSINDDYRIDYLNDHLVQVAEAIDDGVEVMGYTSWGPIDLVSASKAEMSKRYGFIYVDRDDAGNGSLERHRKKSFYWYRDVIKSNGNSLKEKA, from the coding sequence ATGAGCAGCAAATTTCCAGACCATTTTCTGTGGGGCGGTGCGGTAGCGGCCAATCAGGTGGAAGGGGCGTATCAGACCGACGGCAAAGGGCTGTCGACCTCTGATTTGCAGCCGCAGGGCATTTTCGGCGCGATTGTCCCACGGGTTGACGGCGACAGCGGCATCAAGGACGTGGCGATCGACTTTTACCATCGCTACCCGCAGGATATCGCGTTGTTCGCGGAGATGGGCTTCAAATGTCTGCGCACCTCCATCGCCTGGACGCGGATTTTCCCGCAGGGCGACGAGGACACGCCGAACGAGGCGGGTTTGGCGTTCTATGACCGGTTGTTCGACGAAATGGCGAAGTACGGCATTCAACCGCTGATCACGCTGTCGCACTACGAGATGCCGTACGGGCTGGTGAAACGCTACGGCGGCTGGGGCAGCCGCAAGACCATCGGCTTTTTTGAACGCTACGCCCGCACGGTGTTCGAGCGCTACAAGCACAAGGTGAAGCACTGGCTGACTTTTAACGAGATCAATATGTCGCTGCATGCGCCCTTTACCGGCGTTGGCCTGGCAGAGGACAGCAGCAAGAGCGAGATTTACCAGGCCATTCATCATCAACTGGTGGCCAGCGCCAGGGCGGTAAAAGCCTGCCACGAAATCGTGCCGGACGGCAAAATCGGCAATATGCTGCTGGGCGGTATTGTCTATCCGCTGAGCTGCCGACCGGAGGACGTGCTGGAGACCCAGCGCCAGAACCGCGACTGGCTGTTCTTTGGTGACGTGCAGGCCCGCGGTGACTATCCGGCCTATATGCAACGCTACTTCCGCGAAAACGGCATCCAGATTGAGATCACCGCCGAAGACCGGCTGGCGCTGCGCGAGACCATCGATTTTATCTCCTTCAGCTATTACATGAGCGGCTGCGTCACCACCGACGAACAGCAAAACAACGCCGCCCGCGCCAACATTCTCAATATGGTGCCTAACCCGCATTTGGCCAGTTCGGAGTGGGGCTGGCAGATCGACCCCGTTGGCCTGCGTTATCTGCTGAACGTCTTGTACGATCGCTATCAGAAGCCGTTGTTTATCGTGGAGAACGGGTTGGGGGCCAAGGACCGTATCGAAGCCGACGGCAGTATCAACGACGACTACCGTATCGATTATCTCAACGATCATCTGGTGCAGGTGGCGGAAGCGATCGACGACGGCGTAGAAGTGATGGGCTACACCAGCTGGGGGCCGATCGATCTGGTCAGCGCTTCTAAAGCCGAAATGTCCAAACGCTACGGCTTTATTTATGTCGACCGCGACGATGCCGGTAACGGGAGCCTGGAGCGCCATCGTAAAAAGAGTTTTTACTGGTATCGCGATGTGATCAAAAGCAACGGTAACTCACTGAAAGAAAAAGCCTAA
- a CDS encoding carbohydrate porin — MKYPLPHSITFAGLLWVSVGAQAEALQTAKDVEAPTPQWQGVALGFEPPQPGLLGDMLGIRPILEDHGFHYNLGYLSQLSYNAGGGYNHDRQASYIDQFSLTFSQDLQALTGIPDAALEGNIVNRNHDNNLTRDRLQDPRVNPTDLSQESYGGQSITRLGWLTFSRSFLERRLQWRIGMMNKVQDFDQIIPCDFQTLTLCGGKSANSLTWYNWNVHYWGTTLQYKLTDGLTFKTGLMEQNPSAPSRSHAWSWSTKGSKGLLLPMELELKTHAFNQLPGVYNLGVLFTNARQPDLYEGVSGGPGASDPNGYRSHDRTWFLYSGFNQQLTRHPDDANRGLSLFYSLGLADPRSNYMHYSTSTGIRYRGLFDARPDDWLGLGVSMVKLSDHYRDNQRYLNQLNNATAYSDANFRPVPGHSVTAELYYRFNVTPWLQLQPGLQYWHHPGGVSETQDAWVTALKTVVTF, encoded by the coding sequence ATGAAATACCCATTACCTCACTCAATAACCTTCGCAGGATTATTGTGGGTCAGCGTTGGCGCACAGGCCGAAGCTTTGCAAACCGCCAAAGACGTGGAGGCGCCAACGCCCCAATGGCAAGGCGTGGCGCTCGGGTTCGAACCGCCACAACCCGGGTTGTTGGGCGATATGCTGGGGATCAGACCGATCCTCGAAGATCATGGCTTCCACTATAATCTGGGTTATCTCAGCCAGCTTTCCTATAACGCCGGCGGTGGATATAACCACGACCGGCAGGCGTCCTATATCGATCAGTTCTCGCTGACCTTCAGCCAGGACCTGCAGGCGTTGACCGGCATTCCGGATGCGGCGCTTGAAGGCAATATCGTTAACCGCAACCATGATAACAACCTGACGCGCGACCGCCTGCAGGATCCGCGCGTCAACCCGACCGACCTGTCCCAGGAAAGCTACGGCGGCCAGTCGATCACCCGGCTGGGCTGGCTGACCTTTAGCCGCAGTTTTCTTGAGCGTCGGCTGCAATGGCGCATCGGCATGATGAACAAGGTACAGGATTTCGATCAGATCATTCCTTGCGATTTCCAGACGCTGACGCTGTGCGGCGGCAAGTCCGCCAACTCATTGACCTGGTATAACTGGAACGTCCACTACTGGGGCACCACGCTGCAATACAAACTGACGGACGGGTTGACCTTCAAAACCGGCCTGATGGAGCAGAACCCAAGCGCCCCAAGCCGCAGCCATGCCTGGAGCTGGTCGACCAAAGGCAGTAAAGGCCTGTTGCTGCCGATGGAACTGGAGCTGAAAACCCATGCGTTCAATCAGTTGCCGGGGGTTTATAACCTGGGAGTGTTGTTCACCAATGCCCGGCAACCAGATTTGTATGAGGGGGTCTCCGGCGGCCCGGGAGCGAGCGATCCGAACGGCTATCGCAGCCATGACCGCACCTGGTTCCTGTACAGCGGTTTTAACCAACAGCTAACGCGTCATCCGGATGATGCCAACCGGGGTCTGAGCCTGTTCTACAGCCTGGGATTGGCGGATCCGCGTTCCAACTATATGCATTACTCCACCTCAACCGGTATCCGCTACCGTGGTTTGTTTGATGCGCGGCCGGACGATTGGCTGGGCCTGGGCGTTTCCATGGTCAAGTTGAGCGACCATTACCGGGATAATCAGCGTTACCTGAATCAACTCAACAACGCCACCGCGTATAGCGATGCCAATTTCCGCCCGGTACCAGGGCATTCCGTGACGGCAGAACTCTACTATCGCTTTAACGTCACCCCCTGGCTGCAGCTGCAGCCGGGCCTACAATACTGGCATCATCCGGGAGGCGTAAGTGAAACGCAGGATGCCTGGGTGACGGCGTTGAAAACCGTAGTGACCTTCTGA
- a CDS encoding HD domain-containing protein translates to MTTTLVERARRYATKAHAAIDQRRKYTNDPYIVHPQAVMEIVSSVPHSEEMLAAAWLHDTVEDTPTTLGDIESHFGPKVAELVAMLTNVSGTGGGNRFERKNRDRRHSAKASPQAKTIKLADLIDNTRSLLEFDSHFARTYLIEKQRLLEVLTEGDPTLWRQANHIVEQGLEKLLLPPHNVPASWFEHARQRYRESDAA, encoded by the coding sequence ATGACAACCACACTGGTAGAACGCGCACGCCGCTACGCCACCAAGGCGCATGCGGCTATCGATCAGCGCCGCAAATACACCAATGACCCCTACATCGTTCATCCGCAGGCGGTAATGGAAATCGTCAGCAGCGTGCCGCACAGCGAGGAAATGCTGGCTGCCGCCTGGCTGCACGACACGGTGGAAGACACGCCCACCACACTCGGCGATATCGAAAGCCATTTTGGGCCAAAGGTGGCAGAACTGGTGGCAATGCTGACCAACGTCAGCGGCACCGGCGGCGGTAACCGCTTTGAGCGTAAAAACCGCGATCGACGGCACAGCGCCAAAGCTTCACCGCAGGCCAAAACCATTAAGCTGGCCGATCTGATCGACAACACCCGTTCACTGCTGGAATTCGACAGCCATTTTGCGCGCACTTATCTGATAGAAAAACAGCGTCTGCTGGAAGTGCTGACCGAAGGTGACCCGACGCTGTGGCGCCAGGCCAACCATATCGTCGAGCAGGGGCTGGAGAAACTGCTGTTGCCGCCGCATAACGTCCCGGCAAGCTGGTTCGAACATGCACGCCAGCGTTACCGGGAAAGCGATGCGGCGTAG
- a CDS encoding MarR family winged helix-turn-helix transcriptional regulator, translating to MKSKNPEHPVAKNLLLLDQQMCFALYSANLALHKVYRKLLSQLDLTYPQYLVMLVLWERDEITVSDIGERLFLDSATLTPLLKRLETAGLLLRYRATTDERQVIIALTDAGRALREKAQAVPEAVMCATDCSLDEIVNIKQQLEKLRGKLIDQI from the coding sequence ATGAAAAGTAAAAACCCTGAACACCCGGTAGCGAAAAACCTGCTGCTGCTCGATCAGCAGATGTGTTTTGCCCTGTACTCCGCCAATCTGGCGTTGCACAAGGTGTATCGCAAACTGCTGAGCCAGCTTGATCTCACCTACCCGCAGTACCTGGTGATGCTGGTGCTGTGGGAACGGGACGAAATCACGGTTTCGGACATCGGCGAGCGGCTGTTTCTTGATTCCGCCACGCTGACGCCGCTGTTGAAGCGGCTCGAGACCGCAGGGCTGTTGTTGCGTTACCGCGCCACGACCGACGAGCGGCAGGTGATCATCGCGTTGACTGACGCCGGGCGCGCGCTGCGTGAAAAAGCGCAGGCGGTGCCGGAAGCGGTGATGTGCGCCACCGATTGCAGCCTCGATGAAATCGTTAATATCAAGCAGCAGCTCGAAAAGCTGCGCGGCAAGCTGATCGATCAGATTTGA
- a CDS encoding organic hydroperoxide resistance protein: MSIEKVVYRAHATATGGRDGRATSSDGVLDVKLGVPKEMGGAGGEVTNPEQLFAAGYSACFLGALKFVAAKEKVKIPAEAKIDGTVGIGEIPNGFGIEVQLDISLPGIERSVAEDLVKKAHVVCPYSNATRGNIDVTLNVK; this comes from the coding sequence ATGTCGATTGAAAAAGTTGTTTACCGCGCTCATGCCACAGCAACCGGTGGCCGCGATGGCCGTGCGACCTCATCCGACGGCGTGTTGGATGTCAAACTGGGCGTGCCGAAAGAAATGGGTGGCGCGGGCGGTGAAGTCACCAACCCGGAGCAGCTGTTTGCTGCCGGTTACTCGGCCTGTTTCCTCGGCGCGCTGAAGTTTGTTGCGGCGAAAGAAAAGGTGAAAATTCCTGCCGAAGCCAAAATTGATGGCACCGTCGGCATCGGTGAAATCCCCAACGGTTTCGGTATCGAAGTGCAGCTGGATATCAGCCTGCCGGGTATCGAGCGCAGCGTGGCGGAAGACCTGGTGAAAAAAGCCCACGTGGTCTGCCCTTATTCCAACGCCACCCGTGGCAATATTGATGTCACCCTGAACGTTAAGTAA
- the eptB gene encoding kdo(2)-lipid A phosphoethanolamine 7''-transferase — translation MNKVKSLSQQNLSLLLAIYIGIFLNLSVFYRRFDSFSHGIQGIKVISAITEVIAIVLFTFFIMRLVSLGGRLFYRIVASLLVLISVAASYYMTFFNVVIGYGIVVSVMTTDIDLSKEVVGMHFVLWMLVLSALPLLCIWKNNLRYTLIEQLKTPGHRVKPLAVLVAVVALVWLPLRMLDSEQSAQEKITNVDLPSYGGVVAHSYLPSNWLSALGLFAYTRYDESQDQANLFDPAKNFTYVPPADIDDTYVVFIIGETTRWDHMGILGYDRDTTPRLSKEKNLVAFRGESCDTSTKLSLRCMFVREGGTSDNPQRTLKEQNVFAVLKDLGFTSELFAMQSEVWFYNNTEVNNYSFREMIASEKRNDGKSVDDMLLVDEMKESLARYPQGKHMVILHTKGSHYLYSQRYPRSYARYQPECTGVDNFCSKEQLVNAFDNSVLYTDTFIANVIDQVREKKAIVFYSSDHGESIGENSHLHGTPREMAPPEQFRVPMMVWASDKFLEDPQHRGAFEQLQAQQRVGKTHRHVELFDTILGCLGYTSPNGGIVAKNNWCNMPQEKTPAARL, via the coding sequence ATGAACAAAGTTAAATCGCTTTCACAGCAGAATTTATCGTTATTGTTAGCGATCTATATCGGCATATTTTTAAACCTTTCCGTTTTCTATCGTCGCTTTGATTCGTTTTCGCACGGCATTCAGGGGATCAAGGTTATTTCTGCGATAACGGAAGTTATCGCTATCGTGCTGTTCACCTTCTTTATTATGCGGCTGGTCTCGCTCGGCGGTCGGCTGTTTTACCGCATTGTCGCCTCGCTACTGGTCCTGATTTCCGTTGCTGCCAGCTATTACATGACGTTCTTCAACGTGGTGATTGGCTACGGCATCGTGGTTTCGGTCATGACCACGGATATCGACCTGTCAAAAGAAGTGGTCGGCATGCACTTCGTGTTGTGGATGCTGGTGCTCAGCGCCTTGCCGCTGTTGTGCATTTGGAAAAACAACCTGCGCTACACGCTGATCGAACAGCTGAAAACCCCAGGGCACCGGGTGAAACCGCTGGCGGTGCTGGTGGCGGTGGTGGCGCTTGTGTGGTTGCCGTTGCGCATGCTGGATAGCGAGCAGAGCGCGCAGGAAAAAATCACCAATGTGGATTTGCCAAGCTACGGTGGCGTAGTGGCGCACTCCTATTTACCTTCCAATTGGCTGTCGGCGCTGGGTCTGTTTGCCTATACCCGTTATGACGAAAGCCAGGATCAGGCCAATTTGTTCGATCCGGCCAAGAACTTTACCTATGTGCCGCCGGCCGATATCGATGACACCTACGTGGTGTTTATTATCGGTGAAACCACGCGCTGGGATCACATGGGGATACTGGGTTACGACCGTGACACTACGCCACGGCTGTCCAAAGAGAAAAATCTGGTCGCGTTCCGCGGTGAATCCTGCGATACCTCGACCAAACTTTCTCTGCGCTGCATGTTCGTGCGGGAAGGCGGTACGTCAGACAACCCGCAACGTACGTTGAAAGAGCAGAACGTGTTTGCGGTGCTGAAAGATTTGGGCTTCACCTCGGAGCTGTTCGCCATGCAGAGCGAAGTCTGGTTCTACAACAATACCGAAGTGAACAACTATTCGTTCCGTGAAATGATCGCCTCCGAGAAACGCAACGACGGTAAATCGGTTGACGATATGCTGTTGGTGGACGAAATGAAGGAGTCGCTGGCCCGTTATCCGCAGGGCAAGCACATGGTGATCCTGCACACCAAAGGTTCGCATTACCTCTATTCACAGCGTTATCCGCGTAGCTACGCCCGCTACCAACCGGAGTGTACCGGCGTCGACAATTTCTGCTCTAAAGAGCAGTTGGTCAACGCTTTCGATAACTCGGTGTTATATACCGACACCTTTATCGCCAACGTGATTGATCAGGTGCGTGAGAAGAAGGCGATTGTGTTCTATTCGTCCGATCACGGTGAATCGATAGGCGAGAATTCGCACCTGCACGGTACGCCGCGTGAAATGGCACCACCGGAGCAGTTCCGCGTGCCAATGATGGTTTGGGCATCCGACAAATTCCTGGAAGATCCTCAGCATCGCGGCGCGTTTGAGCAACTGCAGGCCCAGCAGCGCGTGGGCAAAACCCATCGCCACGTAGAGCTGTTCGATACCATTCTCGGTTGCCTCGGTTATACCTCGCCGAACGGCGGCATCGTGGCGAAAAACAACTGGTGTAATATGCCGCAGGAAAAAACGCCGGCGGCACGGCTGTAA
- the uhpA gene encoding transcriptional regulator UhpA, which yields MTLRVAFIDDHDIVRSGFVQLLSLEADIQVVGEFSSAAQARAGLPGLEAEICICDISMPDGSGLDLLADIPSGIRVVMLSMHDNPALVEMALERGACGFLSKRCKPEDLITAVRTVASGGVYLMPEIAQQLARVKVDPLTRREREIALLLAQGQEVREIAVALGLSPKTVHVHRANLFAKLGINNNVELAKRMLNL from the coding sequence ATGACCTTGCGCGTGGCGTTTATTGACGATCATGACATTGTGCGATCGGGCTTTGTGCAACTGCTGTCGCTTGAGGCGGATATTCAGGTAGTGGGGGAGTTTAGCAGTGCCGCTCAGGCGCGCGCCGGGTTGCCTGGTCTGGAGGCGGAAATCTGCATCTGCGATATTTCGATGCCGGATGGCAGCGGGTTGGATTTGCTGGCGGACATCCCTTCCGGTATTCGGGTGGTGATGCTGTCGATGCATGACAACCCGGCGCTGGTGGAAATGGCGCTGGAGCGCGGTGCCTGCGGCTTCTTGTCCAAACGCTGCAAGCCGGAAGATTTGATCACGGCGGTACGTACCGTCGCCAGCGGCGGCGTGTATCTGATGCCTGAAATCGCCCAGCAGTTGGCGCGGGTGAAGGTGGATCCCCTCACGCGTCGCGAACGCGAGATCGCGCTGTTACTGGCCCAGGGGCAGGAGGTGCGGGAGATTGCCGTCGCCCTGGGGCTATCGCCGAAAACGGTCCACGTGCATCGCGCCAATCTGTTCGCCAAGCTGGGCATCAACAATAACGTCGAACTGGCGAAGCGGATGCTGAATCTGTGA
- the uhpB gene encoding signal transduction histidine-protein kinase/phosphatase UhpB, producing the protein MQRLITQLALFFIYATSAFCLWGIGTALIDPPWQALLLFPFGLRLGILLQSPYRFWPGILLADLLLMVLLADQFGYGPALWASVVVLALTVLLSLVASPWLLRHQQNDSEWQWPLMQGAVVAVAALLQALVWQVVNGEGARALLLGLAGGFTIAPTCLLLWHYLARQIWVPLEPGLIHKPVTLRLRHLATYLLLFALSIWLQQQVNAAELRRFAPFCLAIPIVFMSYRYGWQGALLATLLNGVVLVANEPPQPESHRDLLLSLLAQSLTGLLLGAGIQRQRELNHQLRLRLTENRQLARALVTAEEQTRREVARELHDEVGQTITVIRTQASIIKRLAPQPPVIGCAEAIDTLALRVYDGVHDVLTQLWPAALNNLPLSAAVAAMLRESLPQDTSLVSTMQWQVPDELLDETLKITLYRVCQEGVTNVCRHAAASRIELDARLRHRKGRPPQILLTIRDNGIGIDLADHEPGYGLRGMQERISALGGQLRLTSEHGTCLNVILPTVSTAEAPN; encoded by the coding sequence ATGCAACGCCTGATCACCCAACTGGCGCTGTTTTTCATTTATGCCACCAGTGCGTTTTGCCTGTGGGGGATCGGTACCGCGCTGATCGACCCGCCCTGGCAGGCGCTGCTGCTGTTCCCGTTTGGCCTGCGCCTGGGCATTCTGCTGCAAAGTCCTTATCGCTTCTGGCCGGGGATCTTGCTGGCCGACCTGCTGCTGATGGTATTGCTGGCGGATCAGTTCGGTTATGGGCCGGCGTTGTGGGCTTCGGTGGTGGTGCTGGCGTTGACGGTGCTGCTCAGCCTGGTCGCTTCCCCCTGGCTGCTGCGTCATCAACAAAACGACAGCGAATGGCAATGGCCGCTGATGCAGGGCGCGGTGGTGGCGGTCGCAGCACTGCTGCAGGCGCTGGTGTGGCAGGTGGTGAACGGCGAGGGCGCCCGTGCGCTGTTGCTTGGGCTGGCGGGCGGTTTCACCATTGCCCCGACCTGCCTGCTGTTGTGGCACTATCTGGCGCGGCAAATCTGGGTACCGCTCGAACCGGGCCTGATCCATAAACCGGTCACGCTGCGGTTGCGGCATCTGGCCACCTATCTGCTGCTGTTTGCGCTCAGTATCTGGCTGCAACAGCAGGTGAATGCCGCCGAGCTGCGTCGCTTTGCGCCGTTTTGTCTGGCCATCCCCATCGTCTTCATGTCGTACCGTTACGGTTGGCAGGGGGCACTGTTGGCGACGCTGCTTAATGGCGTGGTGTTGGTCGCCAACGAGCCACCGCAGCCCGAGTCGCATCGCGATCTGCTGCTGTCGCTGCTGGCCCAGAGCCTGACCGGCCTGCTGCTCGGGGCCGGTATTCAACGCCAGCGCGAGCTGAATCATCAACTGCGGCTGCGATTGACGGAAAACCGCCAACTGGCGCGTGCGCTGGTGACGGCGGAAGAGCAAACCCGGCGGGAGGTTGCGCGAGAACTGCACGACGAGGTCGGCCAGACCATCACCGTTATCCGTACCCAGGCCAGTATTATCAAGCGTCTGGCGCCACAGCCGCCGGTGATCGGCTGTGCAGAAGCGATAGATACGCTGGCGCTGCGGGTGTATGACGGCGTTCACGACGTGCTGACCCAGCTGTGGCCCGCCGCGCTGAATAACCTGCCGCTGTCGGCGGCGGTGGCGGCGATGCTGCGTGAGTCGCTACCGCAAGATACGTCGCTGGTGAGCACGATGCAGTGGCAGGTGCCGGATGAGCTGCTGGATGAAACGCTGAAAATTACCCTGTACCGGGTCTGTCAGGAGGGGGTGACCAACGTCTGTCGTCACGCTGCTGCCAGCCGCATTGAGCTGGATGCGCGTCTTCGTCACCGTAAAGGGCGACCGCCGCAAATTCTGCTGACCATTCGCGATAACGGCATCGGTATCGATTTGGCCGACCATGAGCCGGGTTACGGCCTGCGCGGCATGCAAGAGCGCATTAGCGCACTGGGGGGCCAGCTGCGGCTGACGTCGGAGCATGGCACCTGTTTGAATGTGATCTTACCCACAGTTTCAACGGCAGAAGCGCCAAACTAG